One stretch of Nicotiana tabacum cultivar K326 chromosome 18, ASM71507v2, whole genome shotgun sequence DNA includes these proteins:
- the LOC107790734 gene encoding 3-dehydrosphinganine reductase TSC10B-like translates to MAAFSLGFFSLLLLLLPLSLLAFLAFIVRPRPVKVPIKNRHVFITGGSSGIGLALAQQAASEGSRVSILARNTSKLEEARDAIRLSTGRDVAIFSADVRNYEAVKKAIEDAGPIDVLVCNQGVFVPQELETQDIEEIKFMIDVNLTGTFHLIKAALPGMKNRSGRGPGSIAIMSSQAGQVGIYGYTAYSASKFGLKGLAEALQQEVIGENIHVSLIFPPDTETPGFAEENKRRPRVTSIIAASSGAMKADEVAKIALNGIKSGNFTVPCNFEGFLLSIATAGLSPQRSFLMAFVEVIAAGVLRVTGLCFQWNWYGSIEKCLEKGNSE, encoded by the exons ATGGCGGCTTTCAGCTTAGGTTTTTTctctctcctcctcctcctcctccctcTATCCCTCTTAGCCTTTCTCGCCTTCATCGTCCGACCACGTCCGGTAAAAGTACCAATTAAGAACCGCCACGTGTTCATCACAGGTGGGTCAAGTGGCATTGGCCTAGCGCTAGCTCAACAGGCTGCGTCAGAGGGATCAAGAGTCTCAATCCTCGCTCGCAACACTAGCAAGCTCGAGGAAGCGAGGGATGCGATTCGGCTTTCCACTGGCCGCGACGTGGCCATTTTCAGCGCTGACGTCAGAAACTACGAGGCCGTAAAGAAGGCTATAGAAGATGCAGGGCCGATCGATGTGTTGGTGTGCAATCAGGGCGTATTTGTACCTCAGGAATTGGAGACCCAAGATATTGAGGAGATCAAGTTCATGATTGATGTGAATTTGACCGGGACTTTTCATTTGATTAAAGCTGCTTTGCCTGGAATGAAGAACAGGAGCGGCCGTGGACCTGGATCTATCGCTATCATGTCTTCACAAGCTGGCCAG GTTGGCATATATGGTTATACAGCTTATTCAGCCAGTAAGTTTGGCCTCAAAGGACTGGCAGAAGCATTGCAGCAGGAGGTTATTGGCGAAAATATTCACGTATCACTAATATTTCCCCCGGACACTGAAACTCCTGGATTTGCTGAAG AGAACAAAAGAAGGCCACGGGTGACTAGTATAATAGCAGCCTCTTCTGGTGCCATGAAAGCTGACGAAGTTGCCAAGATAGCTTTGAATGGCATTAAATCAGGAAATTTTACTGTCCCCTGTAACTTTGAGGGATTCTTGCTTTCCATAGCAACTGCTGGTCTATCTCCTCAAAGATCATTCCTGATGGCATTTGTCGAAGTGATAGCTGCTGGAGTATTACGTGTTACTGGCCTATGTTTCCAGTGGAATTGGTACGGAAGCATAGAGAAATGCCTGGAGAAAGGAAATAGCGAATGA